Part of the Desulfotignum phosphitoxidans DSM 13687 genome is shown below.
AAAGATTCCAAAAACATTTTTGAATCCGCCCTTGCAAATCGAATCAGTATTCCCTTCTGTGTTTTAAAAAGGGATAAAAGCATATAAATGACACTGATCGAAATGAGCAAATAAACGAAATTTAATACAGGATAGATTGAAACACTGGTTGAGTCCGGTAGCAGGGTTTGGATCAGTTTAAAATTTTGCTCTTTTAACCAATAAAAACTATTCTGTTCACCGACCAAATAGAGATTAGAATTTGCAACCATTACTCTAAAATTTATCGAATACAAGCCAATGGCAACAAGAATACCACTCAGCAGCTTTCCCAGCCTTAGATAAGTATGCAAAACACCTGTTAGTGTGCCTGCCGTGAAACCGAGTGCCAAAACCAATGGGAAAACTGCTGTCCAATTCAACCCCCATAATTTAGTGCAGGCAACCGCAATTGCTGCACCTAAAGGGAAGGTGCCTTCTACCGACAAATCGGGAAAATCAATGACACGCAGACTAATGAAAACGGACAGGGCAAGAAACCCGTATATCAACCCCTGGTTCAAAGAGTTGTCTAATATAATTAATCCGGTCATGCTTATTCTTTGTAGATTTTATAAGCCTTTGCGATAAAGTATTCGGGAATCGGTTTACCGATATTTTCCGCAGCTTTTGTATTCACTACGATATCTTCCCCCAAATATTCAATCCCAGGCATATTGTCTGCAGAATTTTTCTTTATAATTTCATCTAAAACCTGTGCTGTTTTCTTCCCCATCTTTACGTAGTTAACAGATAAGGCCGCATAGGCTCCTAACTTGACAGTACCTTCATCGACTGCAAAAACAGGAATCTTCGCCCGGGTGGCTACCTCAATAATTGCTGGCGCCTGATCCACTGCCACACTATCGGCCCCGACAAATATAGCATCCGGTCTATTTGTGGCAATGTCCTGTATGGATGTTTTCACCTCATCCCTGCTTGAAACGGCCTGCCCAATGAAGGTAACATTATTTTTTTTACACAACCCAAGGATCTGATCCTTTGATGTCACAGCATTGGGCTCATGGGAATAAACCATCCCCAATCTCTTTAATCCTGGCACCATTTCCTGTACTAAATTGAAACTTCCAGGGAAATCGACGCCATCAGAAAGGCCGGTTGTATTTTTTGAGTTATCAGTAATGCCTATGGAAGCCGGAAAG
Proteins encoded:
- a CDS encoding ABC transporter permease, with the protein product MTGLIILDNSLNQGLIYGFLALSVFISLRVIDFPDLSVEGTFPLGAAIAVACTKLWGLNWTAVFPLVLALGFTAGTLTGVLHTYLRLGKLLSGILVAIGLYSINFRVMVANSNLYLVGEQNSFYWLKEQNFKLIQTLLPDSTSVSIYPVLNFVYLLISISVIYMLLSLFKTQKGILIRFARADSKMFLESLGVNQKRYAILGLGIANALAAFSGSLVAFQEGSASINMGFGMILVALVSLVIGEQVIRVFHQDLTDIWPTIISPFVGAFLYYLIIRAVRGLNSLWQIYRGFPDPTDQLQFFNSDVRLLSVLIMVLLYIFRKKEITEINIPERL
- a CDS encoding ABC transporter substrate-binding protein — encoded protein: MVFRNIKPNKFLFQFVFIVICIPLLLSMGNTPKEKVARKSKLIGVATFTDHIILNTIRDSFLAEMKVLGYTQENGWQFVVKSANAQPSQAAVVADELLNLNPVTIVSISTPSTKPVFEKNGGRIPHLYSAVSFPASIGITDNSKNTTGLSDGVDFPGSFNLVQEMVPGLKRLGMVYSHEPNAVTSKDQILGLCKKNNVTFIGQAVSSRDEVKTSIQDIATNRPDAIFVGADSVAVDQAPAIIEVATRAKIPVFAVDEGTVKLGAYAALSVNYVKMGKKTAQVLDEIIKKNSADNMPGIEYLGEDIVVNTKAAENIGKPIPEYFIAKAYKIYKE